The following coding sequences are from one Salvia hispanica cultivar TCC Black 2014 chromosome 3, UniMelb_Shisp_WGS_1.0, whole genome shotgun sequence window:
- the LOC125213212 gene encoding RNA-binding protein 34-like, with amino-acid sequence MTKKQKNPLKNGDANNVSESNDASNSSTVFKTLFGEVPAANSLFSDDNPFHRKFLKTPLPIEDSRLGFAGKEKIDAEYEANFAEAKKQKKRKKAKAEGESSGFDGEVVGEKSNKGKREKLKEGGDNGEKNNLGSESEETARKDCEGNGEKSEKKKRKKVKRDKVEAEYEAKRYGVSGEVDESDVVGEKKKMENPEDMVVAKEGFDDEGKLLRTIFVGNLPLKLKKKEIAKEFSQFGEVESVRIRSVPIVDGKMPRKGAVILKKINENGNSVNAYVVFKTEESAQSSLAHNMAVVGGNHIRIDKACPPRKTLKGDNPLLYENKRTVFLGNLPFDVKDEEIYQLFSNIKNLETSVEAVRVIRDPGSSLGKGIAYVLFKTVVRAVCLTNDAFSSKRMNTSEPQSDSAKKFRTPDGGYKAPAKANVSYQGLHASKSGGQKKVRTKVNTISAKSKPQPAREKSSGTKKRPAVAARKEKALRAANASNVAGTKRKAGNPGARSGGQKKKARASR; translated from the exons ATGACAAAGAAACAGAAGAATCCTCTGAAAAATGGGGATGCAAACAACGTTTCCGAATCTAACGATGCTTCTAATTCGTCCACAGTTTTCAAGACTTTGTTCGGCGAAGTTCCAGCTGCAAATTCTCTCTTCTCCGATGACAATCCGTTCCACCGGAAATTTCTGAAAACGCCGCTGCCAATTGAAGATTCGAGACTAGGGTTTGCAGGGAAAGAAAAGATAGACGCCGAATACGAGGCCAATTTCGCGGAGGCGaagaagcaaaagaaaaggaagaaagcAAAAGCTGAGGGTGAAAGTTCCGGTTTTGATGGTGAAGTGGTTGGGGAGAAGAGCAATAAgggtaagagagagaaactgaAGGAGGGCGGTGATAATGGTGAGAAAAACAATTTAGGCTCTGAATCAGAAGAAACTGCGAGGAAAGATTGTGAGGGAAATGGTgagaaaagtgaaaagaagaaaaggaagaaggTTAAGAGAGATAAAGTTGAGGCGGAGTACGAGGCGAAGCGATACGGTGTAAGTGGTGAGGTTGATGAAAGTGATGTGGTgggagagaagaagaaaatggaaaatccGGAGGATATGGTGGTGGCAAAGGAAGGTTTTGATGATGAAGGTAAGCTGTTGAGGACTATATTCGTTGGGAACTTGCCGCtaaagttgaagaagaaggagataGCCAAGGAGTTTAGCCAGTTTGGTGAAGTGGAGTCTGTGAGGATTCGATCTGTTCCCATTGTTGAT GGAAAAATGCCGAGGAAGGGTGCTgtaattttgaagaaaatcaaTGAGAATGGAAACAG TGTCAATGCTTACGTTGTTTTTAAAACTGAGGAGTCTGCTCAATCATCATTGGCCCATAATATGGCTGTG GTTGGTGGAAATCATATCCGCATTGATAAGGCATGCCCACCACGCAAGACATTGAAGGGTGATAATCCTCTATTGTACGAAAACAAAAGGACAGTCTTCTTGGGAAATCTTCCTTTTGATGTCAAG GATGAGGAGATCTATCAGTTATTctctaatataaaaaatcttgAAACAAGTGTTGAAGCTGTACGGGTTATCAGGGATCCTGGATCGAGCTTGGGGAAAGGCATTGCATATGTGTTATTTAAAACTGTGGTAAGAGCAGTATGTTTAACCAATGATGCATTTTCTTCGAAGAGGATGAACACTTCTGAACCACAGAGCGATAGTGCTAAGAAGTTCAGAACTCCAGATGGTGGTTATAAGGCACCAGCAAAGGCAAACGTCTCTTACCAGGGCTTGCACGCAAGCAAATCCGGCGGACAGAAGAAGGTCCGTACAAAGGTAAATACCATTTCTGCCAAATCAAAGCCTCAACCTGCTAGAGAGAAGAGTTCTGGGACGAAGAAACGGCCAGCAGTGGCTGCAAGGAAGGAAAAGGCCCTGCGGGCTGCTAATGCTTCAAACGTAGCTGGAACGAAGCGGAAGGCAGGTAATCCAGGCGCCCGTAGTGGTGGACAAAAGAAGAAAGCAAGAGCATCCAggtaa
- the LOC125213213 gene encoding uncharacterized membrane protein At4g09580: MDAKCVVKGGVKSTAESGSGRFPLTAWEMATASGVVLSFLVGLVGLYLTMPVSDYSFLKLPRSLEDLQILRDNLESYTSDYTVQVLVGYCLVYVFMQTFMIPGTVFMSLLAGALFGVFKGVALVVFTATAGASSCFFLSKLIGRPLVFSLWPDKLTFFQAQVAKRREGLLNYMLFLRVTPTLPNTFINVASPIVDVPYHIFFLATFIGIIPAAFVTVRAGIALGDLQSMGDLYDFQSLATLFLIGIVSVTPTFLGNKSK; encoded by the exons ATGGACGCCAAGTGTGTGGTGAAAGGCGGAGTGAAGAGCACGGCGGAATCGGGGTCGGGGAGGTTTCCTTTGACGGCGTGGGAGATGGCGACGGCCAGCGGCGTCGTTTTGAGCTTCCTCGTTGGGCTGGTAGGGTTGTATCTCACCATGCCTGTCTCTGATTACAGCTTCCTCAAGCTTCCACGCTCTCTGGAAGATCTCCAAATTCTCAG GGATAACCTGGAGAGCTATACAAGTGACTACACTGTACAGGTTCTTGTGGGATATTGTCTGGTCTACGTTTTTATGCAGACTTTTATGATACCAGGAACTGTATTCATGTCATTACTTGCTGGAGCGCTTTTCGGGGTGTTCAAAGGTGTAGCTCTTGTTGTGTTCACTGCTACTGCGGGAGCATCTTCCTGCTTCTTCTTATCCAAATTAATTGGCCGACCACTCGTCTTCTCTCTGTGGCCTGACAAATTGACTTTCTTTCAGGCCCAG GTGGCTAAAAGACGTGAAGGGCTGCTAAACTACATGTTGTTCCTAAGGGTGACTCCAACACTGCCAAATACATTCATAAATGTTGCTTCACCAATTGTAGATGTTCCTTACCATATATTCTTCCTGGCGACCTTCATTGGGATCATTCCTGCTGCTTTCGTGACTGTCAGG GCTGGAATAGCTCTTGGCGACTTACAGTCAATGGGTGACCTGTATGACTTCCAGTCTTTGGCCACTCTGTTTCTGATAGGCATCGTTTCTGTTACACCCACATTCCTAGGCAACAAAAGCAAATGA
- the LOC125211130 gene encoding transcription factor bHLH71-like, giving the protein MALEALSSNELLNFIMYDTTPFNEASPPELGSCSSMPPPPQPAETAAQGRKKRRRRPKVCKNKEEAESQRMTHIAVERNRRKQMNEHLAVLRSLMPESYVQRGDQASIVGGAIEFVKELEHIVQSLEAKKYALLDKKKNATNDENETQSNSPFGQFFSYPQFSQLSNKYTSQTTAAIADIEVTLIETHANIRVLSRRRLRQLSKLVASFQSVFLTILHLNITTLESLVLYSISAKVEEGCQLNSADDIAGAVHHMLRIIEEEAILGCHN; this is encoded by the exons atggctCTTGAAGCACTCTCTTCAAATGAGCTTCTCAACTTCATCATGTATGACACAACCCCATTCAATGAAGCCAGCCCTCCCGAGCTTGGCAGCTGCTCCTCcatgccgccgccgccgcagccGGCGGAGACGGCGGCGCAGGGGCGGAAGAAGCGGCGGAGGAGGCCCAAGGTTTGCAAGAACAAAGAGGAAGCTGAATCTCAGAGAATGACTCACATTGCCGTTGAAAGAAACCGCCGCAAGCAAATGAATGAGCATCTCGCCGTCTTGCGCTCTCTCATGCCGGAATCTTATGTTCAACGA GGTGACCAAGCCTCAATTGTTGGTGGTGCAATTGAATTTGTGAAGGAGCTAGAGCACATTGTGCAGTCACTAGAAGCCAAGAAGTATGCATTATTGGATAAGAAGAAGAATGCCAcaaatgatgaaaatgaaaccCAAAGCAATAGCCCCTTTGGACAATTCTTTTCCTACCCACAATTCAGCCAACTAAGCAACAAATACACATCCCAAACCACCGCTGCCATTGCGGACATAGAAGTAACCTTAATCGAGACGCACGCCAACATTCGGGTTTTATCGCGGCGGCGTCTCCGGCAGCTCTCCAAATTGGTGGCCTCATTCCAATCAGTCTTCCTCACAATCCTCCACCTCAACATCACCACACTCGAATCCCTCGTGCTATACTCCATCAGCGCAAAG GTGGAAGAGGGATGCCAACTCAATTCAGCAGACGACATAGCCGGGGCAGTGCACCACATGCTGAGAATAATTGAGGAGGAAGCCATCCTAGGTTGTCACAACTAG